The proteins below come from a single Methanotorris formicicus Mc-S-70 genomic window:
- a CDS encoding helix-turn-helix domain-containing protein, with the protein MRKKIDEPERLKRFIENKHIKSEEFRALVLLLVDKYKDVDEVSKITGVPSNTIYNWINEWNEKRKFFNAK; encoded by the coding sequence ATGAGAAAGAAAATTGATGAACCAGAACGATTGAAGAGATTTATCGAGAACAAACATATCAAAAGTGAGGAGTTTAGGGCATTAGTATTATTGTTAGTTGATAAATATAAAGATGTCGATGAAGTTTCGAAGATTACAGGCGTTCCATCAAACACCATATACAATTGGATTAACGAATGGAATGAAAAAAGAAAATTCTTTAACGCCAAATAA
- a CDS encoding helix-turn-helix domain-containing protein yields the protein MSKDYWRTEEIYEIIKKEFGKDISIPTIHRYMRRLGYSLKKPILSTIEDLKTQKRYLSKILKMWLVKSYQKVFH from the coding sequence ATCAGCAAAGATTATTGGAGAACAGAAGAAATCTATGAAATAATAAAAAAGGAATTTGGAAAAGACATTTCAATCCCTACAATACATCGATATATGAGAAGGTTAGGTTATTCCCTAAAAAAACCCATACTATCGACTATCGAAGACCTGAAAACGCAGAAGAGATATTTATCGAAAATCTTAAAAATGTGGCTGGTAAAATCGTATCAAAAGGTATTTCATTAG